One part of the Desulfonema ishimotonii genome encodes these proteins:
- a CDS encoding RNA-guided endonuclease InsQ/TnpB family protein, with amino-acid sequence MDFVIRRSYKYRVYPANAQISNPENQFSMCRHLYNRSLAERTDAYEKDGTAISYHQQQNSLPELKKERPWYKGVYSQVLQDVLRRLDNAYQAFFRRAKAGGKPGFPKFRKRGQWNSITYPQYRKRPDSVITVPKVGKVRLVYHRELPEDATVKTLTITKEAGRWFACFSAELPFTAEPEQGLSDPLGIDLGLTDFFYASDGSHVPIPKYFRKKEKQLKRLQRRLAKSEKRSEKYHRLLRAVRKCHYRIKCRRSDFLHKTANGLLKKSGLIFYEDLRISDMVRRPKPKQDEDGKYLPNNASAKAGLNKSLADAGWGRFIEILKYKSRHLGKRTLAVPPQYTSQTCSACGKIVKKSLSVRTHRCACGFVANRDLNAALNILRIGMDTLQAPT; translated from the coding sequence ATGGATTTCGTCATACGTCGTTCCTATAAATACAGGGTTTATCCCGCAAATGCTCAGATTTCCAATCCGGAGAACCAGTTCTCCATGTGCCGTCATCTGTACAACCGGAGCCTTGCGGAACGGACTGATGCGTATGAAAAAGACGGTACGGCAATTTCTTACCATCAGCAGCAGAACAGCCTGCCGGAGCTGAAAAAAGAACGTCCCTGGTACAAAGGCGTGTATTCCCAGGTTCTTCAGGATGTGCTGAGAAGACTGGACAACGCTTATCAGGCGTTTTTCCGCAGAGCGAAGGCGGGTGGGAAACCCGGATTTCCGAAATTCAGAAAACGGGGACAATGGAACAGCATCACCTATCCCCAGTACCGGAAGCGCCCGGACTCCGTTATCACCGTTCCGAAGGTCGGTAAGGTGAGACTTGTATATCACCGGGAACTCCCGGAAGACGCAACAGTGAAGACGCTGACAATCACGAAGGAAGCCGGTAGGTGGTTTGCCTGTTTCTCGGCAGAACTCCCGTTCACTGCCGAGCCTGAACAGGGCCTGTCCGATCCTCTCGGTATTGACCTCGGCCTTACTGACTTTTTTTATGCCTCTGACGGTTCCCATGTTCCGATTCCGAAATATTTCAGAAAGAAAGAAAAGCAGTTAAAGCGTTTGCAGCGAAGGCTGGCAAAGTCAGAGAAGCGTTCAGAAAAATATCACAGACTTCTGAGGGCGGTTCGGAAGTGCCATTACCGGATAAAATGCCGGAGATCGGATTTTCTGCATAAGACAGCCAACGGTCTTCTGAAAAAAAGCGGTCTGATCTTTTACGAAGATCTTCGGATCTCCGACATGGTGCGCAGGCCGAAGCCGAAACAGGATGAGGACGGAAAATATCTTCCGAACAACGCCTCTGCAAAAGCCGGACTGAATAAATCCCTGGCCGATGCGGGCTGGGGAAGATTTATTGAAATTCTGAAATACAAGTCCCGCCATCTCGGTAAACGGACACTTGCCGTACCGCCGCAATATACATCACAGACCTGTTCCGCCTGCGGTAAGATTGTGAAAAAGTCTTTGTCTGTCCGTACCCACAGATGCGCCTGCGGTTTTGTTGCCAACCGTGATCTCAATGCCGCTCTCAATATTCTGCGTATCGGGATGGATACGCTTCAGGCTCCGACCTGA
- a CDS encoding REP-associated tyrosine transposase: MLKNYRHAPTHLFADNSPYFITGAVYGKRSLLKSGHLKSGLIELFRGYFEKYGWELHHWVILDNHYHILGKSLKGKDLSAIIRNVHRVSAIRIHRETGCEKPVWWNYWDYCPRGEREYMTRANYLLFNPVRHGYVSNLRDYPFSGFNRLYEEQGRGALVNQFRDYPDYKTIVLNEAEEDDF, encoded by the coding sequence ATGCTGAAAAATTACCGTCATGCGCCGACGCATCTGTTTGCGGATAATTCTCCGTATTTTATCACCGGCGCGGTTTACGGAAAGCGGTCCCTGCTGAAAAGCGGACATTTGAAATCCGGGCTTATCGAACTTTTCCGGGGGTATTTTGAGAAGTACGGCTGGGAGTTGCATCACTGGGTGATTCTGGACAACCATTATCATATTCTGGGGAAAAGCCTGAAAGGAAAGGATTTGTCGGCGATCATCCGGAATGTCCACCGCGTTTCGGCGATAAGGATTCACAGAGAGACGGGTTGTGAGAAACCGGTGTGGTGGAATTACTGGGATTATTGTCCGAGAGGCGAAAGGGAATATATGACCCGCGCAAATTATCTGCTGTTCAACCCGGTCAGGCACGGGTACGTGAGCAATCTGAGGGATTATCCGTTTTCCGGTTTTAACAGGCTTTACGAGGAACAGGGGAGGGGCGCTCTTGTAAATCAGTTCCGGGATTACCCTGATTACAAAACCATTGTTCTGAATGAGGCTGAAGAAGACGATTTTTAA
- a CDS encoding sigma-54 interaction domain-containing protein, which yields MQTAHQTREKSDFHGMIGRSDSMRRVYDLIGRFAGMDNNVLITGETGTGKELVARALHAAGPRAKGRMIRVNCAALCESLIESEFFGHTAGAFTDAAGDRAGYFEAADGGTIFLDEIAELSPRSQAKLLHVLDRKMFEHVGESQTVGVDVRIIGATNADLKTYVREGKLRQDFCFRLREFSIGLPPLRDHMEDIPLLADHFIRLAGSGKKGAITGISHEVRELLMGYAWPGNVRQLKNIITFACAICPSGELTTDYLPGGFPESEDRPDAEQRLPRALKRKMLVDALEANRWNKSRAARWLGMGRSTLYRKLAEFGITAP from the coding sequence ATGCAGACAGCGCATCAGACCAGAGAAAAAAGTGATTTTCACGGGATGATCGGCAGAAGTGATTCCATGCGACGGGTGTATGACCTGATCGGCAGGTTTGCCGGGATGGATAACAACGTCCTGATTACCGGCGAGACCGGAACCGGCAAGGAGCTTGTGGCACGGGCCCTTCATGCGGCAGGCCCCCGCGCCAAAGGCCGCATGATCCGGGTGAACTGCGCCGCGCTTTGCGAAAGTCTCATTGAGAGCGAGTTTTTCGGGCATACGGCCGGCGCATTCACCGACGCTGCCGGAGACAGGGCCGGATATTTCGAGGCGGCCGACGGCGGGACGATTTTTCTGGACGAGATTGCCGAGCTGTCCCCCCGGTCCCAGGCCAAGCTGCTCCATGTGCTGGATCGCAAAATGTTCGAGCATGTGGGGGAGAGCCAAACCGTGGGGGTCGATGTCCGCATCATCGGGGCGACCAATGCCGACCTGAAAACGTATGTCCGGGAGGGAAAACTCCGGCAGGATTTCTGTTTCCGGCTCCGGGAGTTCAGCATCGGCCTGCCGCCGCTGCGGGATCACATGGAAGATATTCCACTTCTGGCAGACCATTTTATCCGGCTGGCGGGTTCCGGCAAAAAGGGGGCGATCACGGGCATATCCCATGAGGTCCGGGAGCTGCTCATGGGATATGCGTGGCCGGGCAATGTGCGCCAGTTGAAGAACATCATCACGTTTGCCTGTGCCATATGTCCGTCCGGCGAGCTCACGACCGATTACCTGCCCGGAGGGTTCCCGGAATCGGAGGACAGGCCGGATGCGGAACAGAGACTCCCGCGGGCTTTGAAAAGGAAGATGCTGGTGGATGCGCTGGAGGCAAACCGGTGGAACAAGAGCCGGGCTGCCAGATGGCTGGGTATGGGGCGGAGCACCCTGTACCGGAAGCTGGCGGAGTTCGGGATCACGGCTCCGTGA
- a CDS encoding sigma 54-interacting transcriptional regulator: MHNDALIFIVDDVQENIRLLACILSRKGYKISFATTGGQAIEMAADVNPDLILLDVVMPDTDGFSVCKAIKADPATRHIPVIFLTAEKTEPADVVRGLEAGGADYLNKPFDMAELLARVRIHLDLKRANDKLKAQAAALRESEQRYRAVVEDQTELIRRFRPDGTLTFVNDACCRYFGKTREEMVGQNFLDMLPEEDREKMKIRLASMTPRRCVKTTEHRVIDRNGEIRWQRRTDRAISGENGRISEFQTVSRDITERVYAEEAYRSLVDHSLQGMCIIRDRKCVFANRRMAEITGYSPEKLTRFSSDRFSRIIHPEDRDRTLAYFSECVAGRPVRHRTRMIRKDGKVCCLDIQAVAVTYRGKAALQMALIDSTRLAELESLLAERTGFGNFVGKSVPMQQVYNLIKQLAATDITVILTGETGTGKELAAEAIHFSGPRSQGPLIRVNCAAFSENLIESELFGHVRGAFTGADRDKDGRFHAAQGGTIFLDEIGELPLRLQTRLLRVLESREFQRVGDGKSRKTDARIIAATNADLNHLTQEGLFRQDLYYRLRAGHIRLPPLRERIEDIPLLTNHFTSGFCQRHGKNNIRVADAVYEALRYYSWPGNVRELKNALEFACALCPDDTITPDQLPPEFQEEAGTPDAGQYMSANVEREAITDALEETLWHKSRTAALLNISRSTLYRKLREYKISRQ, from the coding sequence ATGCATAACGATGCTCTGATATTTATCGTAGATGATGTTCAGGAAAATATCCGCCTCCTGGCCTGCATCCTGAGCCGGAAGGGATATAAAATATCCTTTGCCACCACCGGCGGACAGGCCATTGAAATGGCGGCTGATGTCAATCCCGATCTCATCCTGTTGGATGTTGTCATGCCGGATACAGACGGTTTCAGCGTCTGCAAAGCCATAAAAGCCGATCCCGCAACCCGGCATATCCCGGTCATCTTTCTGACGGCCGAAAAAACAGAACCGGCAGACGTGGTCCGGGGGCTGGAAGCCGGGGGGGCGGATTATCTCAACAAGCCGTTTGACATGGCCGAACTGCTGGCAAGGGTGCGAATCCACCTGGATCTGAAGCGGGCCAATGATAAACTGAAAGCCCAGGCCGCGGCCCTCAGAGAGAGCGAGCAGCGATACCGGGCCGTGGTGGAGGATCAGACCGAACTGATACGCCGGTTCCGCCCGGACGGCACCCTCACCTTTGTCAATGATGCCTGTTGCCGGTATTTCGGAAAAACACGGGAGGAAATGGTGGGGCAAAATTTTCTGGATATGCTCCCCGAAGAAGACCGGGAGAAGATGAAAATCCGCCTGGCGTCCATGACGCCCCGGCGATGTGTGAAAACCACGGAACACCGGGTGATTGACAGAAACGGAGAGATCCGGTGGCAGCGGCGGACAGACCGGGCCATTTCCGGTGAAAACGGGCGGATTTCCGAGTTCCAGACTGTCAGCCGGGACATTACCGAAAGGGTATATGCCGAGGAGGCCTATCGCTCTCTGGTGGACCATTCCCTGCAGGGCATGTGCATTATCCGGGACCGGAAATGTGTCTTTGCCAATCGGCGAATGGCCGAAATTACCGGTTACTCCCCGGAAAAACTGACCCGGTTCTCTTCGGACCGCTTCAGCCGCATCATACACCCCGAAGACCGGGACAGAACTTTGGCCTATTTTTCGGAATGCGTCGCGGGCAGGCCTGTCCGCCACCGGACCCGCATGATCCGGAAGGATGGAAAGGTGTGCTGTCTGGATATCCAGGCCGTGGCCGTCACTTATCGCGGCAAAGCCGCTCTCCAGATGGCCCTCATTGACAGCACCCGGCTGGCGGAGCTGGAATCGCTGCTTGCCGAACGTACCGGTTTCGGGAATTTTGTCGGCAAAAGCGTGCCCATGCAGCAGGTCTACAATCTGATCAAACAGCTTGCGGCTACCGACATCACGGTGATTCTCACGGGAGAAACCGGAACCGGCAAGGAACTGGCTGCGGAAGCAATTCATTTTTCCGGCCCGCGTTCGCAGGGGCCGCTGATCCGGGTGAACTGCGCGGCCTTTTCCGAAAACCTGATCGAGAGCGAGCTGTTCGGCCATGTCAGAGGGGCCTTTACCGGGGCGGACAGGGATAAGGACGGGCGATTTCACGCGGCACAGGGCGGGACCATCTTTCTGGATGAAATCGGCGAACTCCCGCTCCGGTTACAGACCAGGCTACTCAGGGTTCTGGAAAGCAGGGAATTTCAGCGGGTCGGCGATGGAAAATCCCGCAAGACGGATGCGCGGATCATCGCGGCCACCAATGCGGACCTGAACCATCTGACACAGGAGGGGCTTTTCCGGCAGGATCTCTATTACCGGCTCCGGGCCGGGCATATCCGGCTGCCGCCCCTGCGGGAACGGATCGAAGATATCCCGCTGCTGACAAATCATTTTACCAGCGGTTTCTGTCAGCGCCACGGCAAAAACAACATCCGGGTGGCCGACGCCGTTTATGAGGCCCTCCGGTACTATTCCTGGCCCGGCAATGTCCGGGAACTGAAAAATGCCCTGGAATTCGCCTGTGCCCTGTGTCCCGATGATACCATCACGCCGGATCAGCTACCTCCTGAATTTCAGGAAGAGGCCGGGACTCCCGATGCGGGACAGTATATGAGTGCGAACGTTGAAAGAGAGGCGATTACCGATGCTCTGGAGGAGACCCTCTGGCACAAAAGCAGAACCGCGGCCCTGCTGAACATCAGCCGGAGTACCCTTTACCGGAAGCTCCGGGAGTACAAAATCAGCAGGCAGTGA
- a CDS encoding S49 family peptidase, translating into MSEFWKAPFKIFGMAFFSLISFIVLLFLFSLFFVGMGLGLGGVMGKSGISDLSDTATTSPYTYVSGDKESENLLLEISVEGLILGSPSREFSSPMNWGGVTYGYELQDLLKEAAKNESVKGILLHMQTPGGTIFGSMAISEGIEAYRNATQNPVVVYIEGLSASGGVMAMAGADAIYADYGSMIGSIGVIGGMLTYFDQPVATEGGLLGGGIQTRGGIEQTVISAGRSKDLGNPFRRATPEEIAVLQQGVDTEYDRFVRHVATHRNISENLIRETMGAQIFDNKTAHEYGLTDGTMSRDAVIKKLAEMAKTDKDFRLMQPKNGKKKFWEEVFSISQYGADRTTAHRRAVQRDICQAAARMPMVYHGDIRALCASCEENPLY; encoded by the coding sequence ATGAGTGAGTTTTGGAAAGCACCGTTTAAGATTTTTGGCATGGCCTTTTTTTCTCTGATCAGCTTTATTGTCCTCCTTTTCCTCTTCAGCCTGTTTTTTGTCGGCATGGGACTGGGACTGGGCGGAGTGATGGGAAAAAGCGGAATCTCCGACCTGTCGGACACGGCGACCACGTCCCCCTACACCTATGTCTCCGGGGATAAAGAGAGTGAAAACCTCCTGCTGGAGATCTCTGTGGAAGGGCTGATTCTCGGCAGCCCGTCCCGTGAGTTCAGCTCCCCCATGAACTGGGGCGGTGTGACCTACGGCTATGAATTGCAGGATTTGCTGAAGGAGGCGGCCAAAAATGAAAGCGTAAAGGGGATTCTCCTCCATATGCAGACCCCGGGCGGGACCATTTTCGGATCAATGGCGATTTCCGAAGGCATTGAGGCGTACCGGAACGCCACCCAGAACCCCGTGGTGGTGTATATCGAAGGCCTTTCGGCATCCGGCGGCGTGATGGCAATGGCCGGGGCCGATGCGATCTATGCGGATTACGGCAGCATGATCGGGAGCATCGGTGTCATCGGGGGAATGCTGACCTATTTTGATCAGCCGGTCGCTACCGAAGGCGGCCTGCTGGGGGGCGGCATCCAGACCAGAGGCGGTATTGAGCAGACCGTCATCTCGGCCGGGCGCAGCAAGGATCTGGGCAACCCCTTCCGGCGCGCCACTCCGGAGGAGATCGCCGTGTTGCAGCAGGGGGTGGATACGGAATATGATCGTTTTGTGCGCCATGTGGCGACACATCGGAATATCAGTGAGAATCTGATCCGCGAAACCATGGGCGCCCAGATTTTTGACAACAAAACAGCCCATGAATACGGCCTGACCGACGGCACCATGAGCCGGGACGCGGTCATAAAAAAGCTGGCGGAAATGGCAAAAACGGATAAGGACTTCAGGCTGATGCAGCCCAAAAACGGGAAAAAGAAATTCTGGGAGGAGGTTTTTTCAATTTCTCAGTACGGCGCAGATCGTACAACCGCACATCGCCGGGCTGTTCAGCGGGATATCTGTCAGGCCGCAGCGCGGATGCCGATGGTCTATCATGGCGATATAAGGGCGCTGTGTGCGTCCTGTGAAGAAAATCCGTTGTACTGA
- a CDS encoding ATP-binding protein: MKIRITSRKQVWTGTAIISVPSVIFSNLLTYLFEIWFMPPFFLSDLTVSTLASGIVAPLVSYFLFDQAYAIHLLNDELRGEIKARKAAESDLIRKNRQLCEANDAAVAAKLAAESANRAKSTFLANMSHELRTPLNAILGFSELMRRNAKIPEDEQESLGIISRSGEHLLTLINQVLDLSKIEAGKTVLTPADSDLHRLLGDITDMFRLRAEEKGMYLISECAPELPRYIRTDEVKLRQVLINLLNNAVKFTTEGGIFLRIGLSECKSSAFALRFEVEDTGPGIAADETDQLFSPFVQTQTGQITREGTGLGLAISRKFVQLMGGDIAVRSQVGKGSVFSFHIEADVSAGCDMPSEQPGGRVIALEPDQPRYRILVVDDKADNRQLLLKMLSPFGFDLREADDGARAADVWKEWQPHLIWMDIRMPETDGHEAIRRIRADDNAGKTKIIAVTASVLEEERAVVLAAGCDDFLRKPFRQSDIFDMMHRYIGVRYVYAEETRNEDGRDMTAPDPAALLKIPSALLAQIREAVVRADMGETKKRIREVRAHDRALANLLAGLADDFEYEKIQSLLSDTDQEAVSTPSIRAPADPAKRAELLTILENEFSDRWQAVGKRMVFDEVCAFGESAQELGNTYDEAALAEWGQAVSHQARTFNAGELLDTLAAFPELMKNLKSDEPA; this comes from the coding sequence ATGAAAATACGGATCACCAGCAGAAAACAGGTCTGGACAGGGACGGCGATCATCAGCGTTCCGTCCGTCATTTTCTCAAATCTGCTCACCTATTTGTTTGAAATATGGTTTATGCCGCCGTTTTTTCTTTCAGATCTTACGGTTTCCACCCTCGCTTCCGGCATCGTCGCCCCCCTGGTCTCCTATTTTCTCTTTGATCAGGCATATGCCATTCACCTGCTCAACGACGAATTGCGCGGGGAAATCAAGGCCAGGAAAGCGGCGGAGTCCGACCTTATCCGAAAAAACCGGCAACTGTGCGAGGCGAATGACGCCGCAGTGGCCGCGAAACTTGCCGCCGAATCCGCCAACCGGGCCAAAAGCACCTTTCTGGCCAACATGAGCCACGAACTCCGCACCCCGCTCAACGCCATCCTCGGTTTTTCGGAACTGATGCGCCGGAATGCGAAGATTCCGGAAGATGAACAGGAAAGTCTCGGCATCATTTCCCGCAGCGGCGAACATCTCCTGACCCTGATCAACCAGGTGCTGGACCTGTCCAAGATCGAGGCCGGAAAAACCGTGCTGACCCCGGCAGATTCGGATCTGCACCGGCTGTTGGGCGATATCACCGACATGTTCCGGCTCCGGGCAGAGGAGAAAGGGATGTACCTCATCTCTGAGTGCGCCCCGGAGCTGCCCCGGTATATCCGAACAGATGAAGTGAAGCTGCGGCAGGTGCTGATCAATCTTCTGAACAATGCGGTCAAGTTCACAACAGAGGGCGGCATTTTTTTGCGGATCGGCCTTTCGGAGTGCAAAAGCAGCGCCTTCGCACTCCGATTTGAAGTGGAGGACACCGGTCCCGGCATCGCGGCGGACGAGACGGATCAGCTTTTCAGCCCCTTTGTTCAGACACAGACCGGTCAGATCACCAGAGAGGGAACCGGACTGGGCCTGGCCATCAGCCGGAAATTCGTGCAGCTCATGGGAGGCGATATCGCTGTCCGCAGCCAGGTCGGAAAAGGCTCGGTCTTTTCCTTCCATATTGAGGCGGATGTGTCAGCGGGATGCGATATGCCTTCCGAACAGCCTGGCGGCAGGGTCATAGCCCTTGAACCGGACCAGCCCCGCTACCGGATTCTGGTGGTCGATGACAAGGCCGACAACCGGCAACTGCTGCTGAAGATGCTTTCCCCCTTTGGCTTTGACCTCCGGGAGGCGGACGACGGCGCCAGGGCCGCTGATGTGTGGAAAGAATGGCAGCCCCATCTGATCTGGATGGACATCCGAATGCCGGAAACGGACGGGCATGAGGCGATCCGGCGCATCAGGGCAGATGACAATGCCGGAAAGACGAAAATTATCGCTGTCACGGCCAGCGTTCTTGAAGAAGAGCGGGCCGTGGTTCTGGCTGCCGGATGTGATGATTTTCTGCGCAAGCCCTTCCGGCAATCGGACATATTTGATATGATGCACCGGTATATCGGTGTCCGGTATGTGTATGCGGAAGAGACCCGGAATGAGGACGGAAGAGATATGACAGCCCCGGACCCGGCGGCGCTGTTGAAAATACCATCCGCCTTACTGGCACAGATCAGAGAAGCTGTTGTCCGTGCGGATATGGGAGAAACGAAAAAGCGGATCAGGGAAGTCCGTGCCCATGACAGGGCGCTGGCCAACCTCCTGGCAGGGCTGGCCGATGACTTTGAATATGAGAAAATACAGTCTCTGCTCTCCGACACGGATCAGGAGGCTGTTTCCACTCCGTCCATCCGGGCTCCTGCGGACCCGGCAAAGCGAGCCGAGCTTCTCACCATTCTTGAAAACGAATTTTCAGACAGGTGGCAGGCTGTCGGAAAACGGATGGTTTTCGATGAGGTCTGTGCCTTCGGGGAGTCTGCCCAGGAGCTGGGCAACACCTATGATGAAGCGGCGCTTGCCGAGTGGGGCCAGGCCGTATCCCATCAGGCCCGGACATTCAACGCGGGAGAACTTCTGGATACATTGGCCGCATTCCCGGAACTGATGAAAAATCTGAAGTCCGATGAACCGGCATAA